The Melanotaenia boesemani isolate fMelBoe1 chromosome 17, fMelBoe1.pri, whole genome shotgun sequence genome segment tttttttttttttttagggttcCCTCAGTCTGCAGAAACCAGGtcataaaaatatctttaaccTTCTTTCCTGTCTTTGATTTCCTTTGTGAAAACGTTTCCATGTGTTGAAGAAAGACCTCAACCTGGTCTGGTTCTGGGAGTGGGGAGGCAACAGAGGATTTTTAACCCACATAATGCTAAAACAGCAACTTGGTTGTCACATGACTGAAACTGCTGTTTCATAATGCAGAGATGGACTGAGGAAAGTCTGTTCTGGTCTGACCAGTCACAGTCTTCAGTCTGGTTTCTGGTGAAGAGTATGAGATATTTTCTCTTGTTTACATTCACTGATGAGAGGCAGAACATTAGGTTGTATACAAACACTTAAAATACATTGTGACTGAAGAAATCATGGTCCAGTGAAATGGAGAAAATTCTAAAGAAAAAGGAATTAAGTACACCTTAACACGTCTTTACTGTGATCAGCAATGGCAGAAAATTAGAGGTTACAAGGAATAAATATACTGGATTTCCTGGCAAAACTGGAACACATTAATCAGTTAAAAGAATATGATGTCTTTTGAAGTggaaataacaataaaaatattttttttacatgttctcattgatttaggaaaaaaaagggaaatatgaataaaagacTTACAAACTTTACGAAGGGCTGCAGATAGAAACTAGCATAATGCTAAATCTGGTGCAAAGTCTTTTTTATTCTCTGAATAATCAATGTAACTTCACATGGTccttcaaaataataataaaaaaaaagttttcaatgAGGACAGTTCAGACCAAAAACACTCAACAACAATCACAACGGTTTCCTCCACTGTGATTTTGGTGTTGTGATTGTTGTGGGTTCTCTATAGTTTGTTTTCATAATCTTGTGATCACGTTCTGTATCTTTAGAAGAAATAATATGGGTCCTGCTGTTTTTCTCCTGGGTTTATATTCTGTTAGTTGGCAGGAATGTGCAAACATGAAGTCTGATATTGATAACTGAAAAGGTCACATTGGCTTTTGCTTCATGTTGagctcaggtttttttttcattgtctgGGTTTTGACTCCTTAAGctcttttaaagtgtttttcttcctgtgtgtttgcagctggaACGTCTTCGTCCTCAGAGGGAATTTGTCAAGTCTCTGTTCTGCATCGGGAAGCGTTTGGCCACGCTGCCCACCAAAGAGCAGAAGACCCAGCAACTGATCTCAGAGCTGTCGAAGCTTAATCACAAGCTGCCAGCACGGGTTTGGTTGCCCACAGCTGAGCACCAGCACCACGTCTGCAGGGTCCCCAACACCCAGGCTGTGGTCCTCAACTCCAAGGACAAGGTGACTGACTTGTAATTTGTAATCATGACAACCTGCTTGTTGTACTGTGCAAACGTCTTAATCctcaaaattttaaaagattgCCAAGAAAACAGATTATAGATGAGGTCATTTATTGAAACATGTGAAAACATCAACATAAATCCAGCATTTAAGGCAAAAACAGAGATTAAACGATTCTAACATGCTCCAAAGTCAATATTTGGTGTTATCACCTTTATTATTCAACACAGTCTGAATCCTCTTAGATTCTTTAGTCTTCTGAAGCACTTTCTAAAGCTCTTCATGGGATGCTGgctgtgttttgttctgttttctttcatgaTGATGCCATTCTGCTTCGACAATGTTGATGCCCAGGCGTTGGAGAGGATTCATCTCTCCATAAAACCTCTTACCTATTATTTTCAGTCCAATTCTAGTGTCATTTGGCAGACGTCAGCCTCCGTGTTTCATTTTCTTAAGAATGACTTTGTGACCCGCACCCTTCATAAAATCTCTTTCTGTAAAAGGATCACCTGAAGGACCTAATCCATTAGATCATGTCTCAGGTTTACATCACTGTCAGATACTGTTTAcctgctgtagatagttttaCGTTTAGTGCTGCCTTTtgatgctttcttttttatcctGTTTCCCTAAATGTATTAGGGAGATGTATTTTGTCCAAGATAGGCTAGAATGTTAGCTTGTAGCTCATTAGGTGTCACCTTGGtggtgtaaaaacaaaaataacaaacatgttCCTGActaaaaacatgactgaaaataagtgaaaaagcAGCAATGTCCAAAGGagtgctgtaaaaaaaaaacctttgaatGACAGCTCAAGATCTCTAAGAGATTACAACAAAGTTGTCTCTTGAAAGCAAAGTACAAAGAAATGAAGGGTGGGTTAAAGCTGTCTAGCACAATAAACAGGATGATCAATCATAAtaatcaaaaacaacaaaatcccCTATAAAcaagatttaagaaaaaagcCATGTTTGCGTATCGAGGGAAATTGGTTCATGTCATCAGACTGTTACTCCTCCTTCAGGCCCCCTACATCATCTATGTTGAGGTCTTGGAGTGCAACAGCTTTGAGACATCTCCTGTTCCTGTTAAAATCCCGGAGACGAGGATCCGCTCGGCCCGCTCTGCAGAGAATTTggactgcagccctgtggctaATACTAATGGTAATAATGGTATTATGACATCAGAGCACAGAGCAGGAAGTTTCTCCACTGTCCCGAACTATGACAACGATGATGAGGCGTGGGCCACTGATGATATCGGACAGCTTCAGGTGGAGGTActtctttctttattcatttctttttaaataaacattttttttttgccagaggTATACTAGTAAAAGTCAAAGTAAATCCCCAGCTTGTCCTCTTTCCACATAGAAAGACATTAACaggattttgtgtgtgttgcaggcGGAGGCTCAGACCAGCAGCAGCGACAACATCAGTCAGTTTTCAGTCGACAGCATCACCAGTCTGGAGAGCAAAGAGCCGGTGTTCATCGCTGCTGGTGATATCAGGTAGAGGCACACTGCAGGGAAATCGGTCGAGCTAAAACATTGTTagacataaaaactgaaaatgactttGCATGAACATTGTTTTAACAGTTATAAACAGTTACAGACTGAGTGTTGAATCAAAGTGAATCTCTTTGattgtaaaaatgaaattaataaagtgatgaaaagttttcattttttttaccagttgcTCTAAAATCCAGTTTGTACCCCTGAAGCTGTATTTATCTTCTTCCATCCAACTTTAAGTTCTGTTTCTGTCGGTGATTTTGCAGACGCCGTCTGTCGGAGAACCTCGCTCACCCTCCAACCTCATTCAGGAGGGACCCTGAGGACCCGTCGGCCGTCGCCCTCAAAGAACCCTGGGAAGAGAAAGTCAGGTGTGTCTTTGGAGATAAGGGCATGAAGCCTGCTCAGCTGTTTTCTTGTGCAACTGCGATAACTCTTGAGTTTCTGCTCAGGCGGATCAGAGAAGCCTCTCCATACGGTCACCTCCCCAACTGGAGGCTGCTGTCGGTCATTGTGAAATGTGGAGACGACCTGAGGCAGGAGCTGCTGGCCTATCAGGTCCTCAAACAGCTACAGGTACAGACAAACCTCTCCTACTCTCACAGAAACCTTAGAAAGCAGACTGAAAAACACTGACTCTTAAAGAGTTCTGGCACAGAGCTGGTGTTCTGTCGAAACATGCTACCATGTTAAAACATCCTACTGCAGCTTGAATTTATAGATATATTAATTGAAAGATAAAGATCTTGATCTTTAACGGAAGATCTATTTGTACGATCTTAAGAAAcaaatttatttggtttaatttttaatgcCAGTTAAGTGGGTGGGATTCCCTTAACAATATAAATTACTCTGTCAAAGTTTGCTTCCGTTATATATTAATGCAGGTAAGATGTCTTGACAGTGTAAATTAATGTATCTAGTTTAATGTacgtttaaattatttataatgtaTTGTGAATGTGCATATAAATAAGTTCTTAATTCACAACATGAAAGTCTCATAACAACTCTTAAGCGTAGCATGGATTTATGGGTGTTTCCTCAACCCCACATAGAAATGGCATTTCCATGTATGGTGCAGAAAGCACAGGTAGGATATCTCGAAGAGTAGGATGAAATGTTAGAATACTGGATCTCTGGTTTGAGGAGTTTTTGTGGCAGGGGGTAAAAATGAACTTTATATGTACTCTAATATGGGCTATCGTCATGTTAGAATAGGTTGAGTTCATCTACCAATGCTATGAGAGGAACGCAGCTTTCACTCTCAACCAAACTTATTACTAATCAAGCAGAAGATGAGTGGGGCTTTAAAAATACTTGGTGATGGCAGCATTAGATATCAGTTTGTGGTTTAGAGTGTTTCCACAGCTTTTCTGTGaaaccacattagaccaggtcctgttaAAAAACTACATAACTTACGATGTTCAATTCTGGGCCAAATTATTCTTCAGAGCTTGTGAATTCTTTAACAGACAGTCTCTGATTTGTAAAAAATTATGTAATAAAGGTAATTATATGGCATTTTATGGCATCCAGAGCTgtttagaccaggtcctgctaaAAATGATGACTTGGGATAAACAAATCCGATCAGAATTTTTCCAGAGACCTTGTAACTTAATTAACAACATTTATGATTTGTGAAACTTGTATTTTATTCATGAAAAGGCAAGTAAAGCTcatcatattgttttttttttggcatctaGTCCAAATTAGACCAGATCCTGTTTAAGATTATTGCATACAGATTAAGTCCTATGTTCACCTACTGATCTTTCTTGGTCTTGATGTTTTTCAATACTTTGCTAAATTTGTAATCAGTCAGATACCAATATGGCGGATGAGTTGCTAGGAAACAGAGAGGTCTGAGGTTTCAAAATGGGAAATTGTTTTGGATcaaatattttgtgttaaagAATCCTCAGTggggtaaaaacaaaatacaggaTTCTTTTTCACCTTTATTATTTGCCAAATTCGGTGTCAGTGCAGCCTTTTTAACCCCTCCCcaaaaagtgtgtgtatgtgtgtatatgtatatatatatatatatatatatatatatatatattttttttatttattttttttttcttttttgctttaatCCCTGTAAATCAACTCTGTGATAACAGGATCTAGTCAGATAAGCTGATATGATTCAGCATGGCACTGAGTAAATAACTAGCAGAGCCTCTATTTAATCTGGAGTAAATGGGTCATTCCTAATTTTATATGCCAGTAACCCACAGTTCCCTTTTATTTTTAGACACAAGGCAACGTGTCTGCTTAAATTAGTGTTTAGTTAAATGTAGCACaagttcatgtttatttatttagttgggTGCGTGTTCCTCAGTCCACTTATACCTCAGACAGAGAATATTTATTCAGCTGTAATCTAACAGGAAGCAAACAGACATTAGTTTATTTACAGGCCTGCTGTGTAATTcaagtaaagtttatttgtatattccATTTCaggtacaagacaattcaaaatggtttatataaaacattaaaagcattacagatggtgcagaGAAAGCATTaagaagtagtaaaaggcagcaacaaatggccaaaataaacataaatcagGATGAAtaaaagataagttaaaagttaccgTGCATAGGTACATGAGAAAAAAGGACAATGAGTTGGAggataaaaagcaaacaaatacagACACAATAGAgctaaatatttcttttgtcttcaaTAACCACCCCTTGTCACAATTATCAATTTCCCAGGTAACATCAATGCAGAAAACAGTTGTTGTACCTTCATGAcctgcagtgtgtgtttgtgtcatcagTCCATCTGGCAACAGGAGAGAGTTCCTCTGTGGATCAAACCTTATAAGATCCTGGTGATGTCCTCAGACAGCGGGATGATTGAGCCCGTCCTCAATGCCGTCTCTCTGCACCAGGTAtgcagcaaatgaaaaaaaaaagatgctgcagACGATCAGTGTTGCATCCcataattttatcaacagttaaACATAACAGAGTTAATATGGTCATTTTATGAACAACATGCTTCACCATATTTGCCTTTGGTTTCTTAAGaatgaaactgtttttaaaccgTAAACGGCTGtaatatttggtttgttttctgttgatcAGGTGAGGAAACAGAGCCAGCTGTCGCTGCTGGATTACTTCTTGCAGGAGCACGGCAGCTTCACCACCGAGGCCTTCCTCACCGCACAGAGGAATTTTGTCCAGAGCTGCGCCGGGTACAGCCTCATCTGTTACCTGCTGCAGGTCAAAGACAGGTAAGATGCCACACTGCCACATAAAGAAGCATAAAGTCAACTGATAAAGGGAAACAAAACAAGCATGAATAGTGAGATAAAAGATTTTGATGCTTCAGTCCCTCTGTGAGCCTCAAGGTTTCTCTGTACTTCCTGCTCTCTGTCAGGCAGGAAGGGATCCTGGGTTTGATCTGTGGAAATTCGAAGCttttaacacataaaagaaTCTGATTCTGGAAATTTATCAGTTGAGGTCAGAATCAAAAAAATTGGAATAAATTCATCTTTCATTTTACAACTTTGttcaaagttgttttaatctcATTTGAGATACGAGATAATCTGACaccctttattttaatttgtcagTGAGAAATGTAAAACGTAGAAACTTAAACTATAATATCCGCAGCTGtcagataaatgcagcaaaTGAATGATCACATCTGTAGTTTTGGTGGAATGCTAAGCATTCCTGCAGCTTTTTGAGGTGACGCTATTTTTAATCTCCGCAGACACAACGGGAACATCCTGCTGGACTCCGAAGGCCACATCATCCACATCGACTTTGGCTTCATCCTCTCTAGTTCCCCTCGCAATCTCGGCTTTGAGACATCAGCCTTTAAACTCACCTCAGAGTTTGTCGACGTGAGTAAAGACCTTTTTTCTGTATGCTGGCATCTGATCTGTAGCAGGAAAAATTTTATTCCGTTGTTCAACTGGAAGCTCAGATGTGGGAGAGATGCACTGAAAGAGTCTCACCCTGTAATTTGCTATCAACACCTTTCAACCTATGGCCTAAGCTTGATTGGAGAGAGCAGTAGTACCTCCCCTGTGTCTGATATCTCCAACCTCCTGGCACATTTCACGTCTTTCAGGTGATGGGCGGCCTGGACGGAGACATGTTTATCTACTATAAGATGCTGATGCTCCAGGGTCTGATCGCAGCCAGAAAGCACATGGAGAAGGTGTTGCAGATTGTCGAGATCATGCAGCAAGGTAACTCGTGTGTTTATGACACTGATATTAATAGTTTGTGTAAACCAGCTGATCAATGGTAActtaatttccttttattatatGCCTGCCATTGTTGAGTACTGGATATAtatcaaacaaaacatgaattcaGGATCAGTGTAAATGTTGGGAAAGAGCAGTTAATTTTACGTCAGGGAGTTTGATCAAATATGTTATGAAGTGTTCTCAGAAGGTGTTATTACGTAAGTAAATTAAATTGCCAATTGGATAATAATTTAGTTTAGAGATTGGAACCATGAAACAGAGGTACATGAATATCTAGAAGTCCTAACCATGTCAAACGGctcatatttaaaataagatGCTAAAAGCTACACGATGCAATCCAACTTTTACTGTATGAAGATAAAATTCCTGTGTTTTGTCTGCTCCTCCAGGCTCTCACCTGCCCTGTTTCCATGGCTCCAGCACCATCCGCAGCCTGAAGGAGCGTTTCCACATGTCTCTGACggaggagcagctgcagctgctggtggagcagctggtgGACGGATCCATGCGCTCCATCACCACAAAGCTCTACGACTCCTTCCAGTACGTCACCAATGGCATCATGTGACAAGAGACCGCAGGAAGAGATGAACACACCTTCAGACTGTGACACATAAACTCTGGCggctttatttcctgttttcctcgTGAACGTTGCACCGGTGGGATTAACTGGATCTGAAGTTTGTGATTCTTCTAGAATCTGATGGATGAATTAGGTCAGCTTTTTGATCGGATCTCAGAAAGTACAGAATCTGGAACTTTTCTGagtcagaaaaacacaaaacgtCACAGACATAAACTGTACCGTTGCCTGAGATGAATTTAATCCAGACCTAACAACTTCTACTGGACTCAACTCTGAACCTGCACACGAGCTGCTGGTTTTAGGGATTCTTCTGTGTTTGGATGAAGATTGTAAAGCTGCTTCTGAAAACGTTCAGTGGAGAGAAATCATTTCAGCATTGAGGAactaatttagtcatttattgcGTTAAACTCTCAATATTTGCACAGTGCAGTTGAACAAAACTGAGCCGTCACCACTTTTGACTTTTTAACTCTCGATTAATCTCTTAACCACTAATCTAACTTGCAGCAGAGCTCATTTCTTCTGTTTGATTGGTAGTTTCATTATTAGGTCATTTGAAGCCTCTGATCTGGTTTTACTGTAAGTAAGAAGAGATTTAGAAAAAGCTTCAACTTAAAGCATCCACCAGTACGGATATTGACTAATTAATTGTTGGAAAACGAATTATTTGTTTGAAGCTAACATCTCAGTCTCAAATGTTTAGAAAGTTTAGAGACGGAGAAAAATGGCAAATCCCTTAAATGATTCTAAAACAATACTTGTAGTAAACCATGCACTTTTTATTGTCTCATTATACTGAGATATAAGAGTTAAAATGATGAATTACAAGATCATAAATACATCTTCAATATTTAGTATGAACTAATTGACTTTTTCATAAGGGGATGGCTctgactgcaaaaaaaaaataaaaaaaaaatggtgaaacTGATTAGTTGTAACCCCCATCATCTTCTAATTATTCTGATTTAAATCCTCAGAAGATTGCGTGGACCGTCATACTTCTTCAAACCAACATGACAGCAGCCTGGTCCAC includes the following:
- the LOC121656904 gene encoding phosphatidylinositol 4-kinase beta-like, whose translation is MADAEVSLSPALQPLHLSPSHSSQPLPPASSSSPTTFSCPSSPSSASSSSSSTFSTCSESSSDCPNHHPHHHHNHHRHPRPQLQLPPPSNSEQPSSPSASPRSSSPSGSIGSTGSLGSSSASEGIGSSGMSSGGDPRGPSPLLDVISEDAMEMDLGADQVIDPEVALKACQEVLLKVKLLDSKQQQDEPQQHQHSKDVTESNSPQWHISPDTGSIKEEDENEDEGKKDALRSQQDPPPSAPSESSSPSSSSSSSSSKQSWLLRLFESKLFDVSMAISYLYKSKEPGVQAYIGNRLFSFPDSEVDFYLPQLLNMYVHMDTEVGDAITPYLIHRCRGSITFSLLSAWLLGAYSSDMHISTQRHSRGTRLRKLILSDELKPPGPPSDAPRSASASVSDSPLSSPPHRRCHRRHNSSNTEASISTSSIPGPASNSPEQGEVFVSPSRRTHQRSKSDATMASSGPGASLWRTSSNPKVEAVHEELERLRPQREFVKSLFCIGKRLATLPTKEQKTQQLISELSKLNHKLPARVWLPTAEHQHHVCRVPNTQAVVLNSKDKAPYIIYVEVLECNSFETSPVPVKIPETRIRSARSAENLDCSPVANTNGNNGIMTSEHRAGSFSTVPNYDNDDEAWATDDIGQLQVEAEAQTSSSDNISQFSVDSITSLESKEPVFIAAGDIRRRLSENLAHPPTSFRRDPEDPSAVALKEPWEEKVRRIREASPYGHLPNWRLLSVIVKCGDDLRQELLAYQVLKQLQSIWQQERVPLWIKPYKILVMSSDSGMIEPVLNAVSLHQVRKQSQLSLLDYFLQEHGSFTTEAFLTAQRNFVQSCAGYSLICYLLQVKDRHNGNILLDSEGHIIHIDFGFILSSSPRNLGFETSAFKLTSEFVDVMGGLDGDMFIYYKMLMLQGLIAARKHMEKVLQIVEIMQQGSHLPCFHGSSTIRSLKERFHMSLTEEQLQLLVEQLVDGSMRSITTKLYDSFQYVTNGIM